Proteins from a genomic interval of Papaver somniferum cultivar HN1 chromosome 4, ASM357369v1, whole genome shotgun sequence:
- the LOC113275273 gene encoding uncharacterized protein LOC113275273 yields the protein MTMESTTKVTESTTSLILTSGASGRVNALLSLRAIKRLLMLVYTIILFLLLPLIRVRRRTMMVVGESDENVCQRKSLSSVSSPVKRNRRVYNVNSDDNEDDCKTVASKEIVVLKDFDVVTRRAISIKRITQDDDDDCDTVREASLFGNSRGETLFTQSWTPASVKVKGLVVLLHGLNEHSGRYNDFAKQLNANGFKVFGMDWIGHGGSDGLHGYVYSLDAAVNDLKAFIEKVLAENPGLPCFCFGHSTGGAIVLKAVLDPKIETRIQGVVLTSPAVGVQPSRPIFGVLAPIFSFLLPKYQFSAANKNGLTVSRDPDALIAKYSDPLVYTGSIRVRTGAEILRISSFLQERMSKITIPFFVLHGTADAVTDPNGSRRLYEKAASTDKSIKLYDGLLHDLLFEPEREVIRNDIIEWLTSRIK from the exons GGAATCGACAACGAAGGTAACAGAATCGACAACATCGCTGATCCTTACATCAGGAGCAAGTGGACGTGTAAATGCGTTATTATCGTTAAGAGCGATTAAACGATTGTTGATGTTGGTTTACACAATTATTTTGTTTCTACTCCTTCCATTAATAAGAGTTAGGAGACGAACGATGATGGTGGTTGGTGAAAGCGATGAGAATGTCTGTCAACGGAAATCATTATCTTCTGTTTCTTCTCCGGTGAAAAGGAATCGGAGAGTTTATAATGTTAATAGTGATGATAATGAGGATGATTGTAAAACTGTTGCTAGTAAGGAGATTGTGGTTTTGAAagattttgatgttgtgaccAGAAGAGCAATTTCGATTAAAAGAAttactcaagatgatgatgatgattgtgatACTGTTAGAGAAGCTTCTTTGTTTGGTAATTCTAGAGGTGAAACTTTGTTTACGCAATCTTGGACTCCTGCTTCTGTTAAAGTCAA GGGACTGGTGGTTCTTCTCCATGGCTTAAATGAACACAG CGGGAGGTACAACGATTTTGCGAAGCAACTAAATGCTAATGGATTTAAAGTGTTTGGGATGGATTGGATTG GACATGGTGGAAGTGATGGTTTACATGGTTACGTATATTCCCTTGATGCTGCAGTCAACGACCTG AAAGCATTTATTGAGAAGGTGTTGGCAGAAAACCCGGGACTtccttgtttttgctttggacaCTCAACAGGTGGTGCCATTGTTCTGAAG GCAGTGCTCGACCCCAAGATTGAGACACGCATTCAGGGTGTTGTGTTGACCTCACCTGCTGTAGGAGTTCAACCTTCGCGTCCAATATTTGGT GTTCTTGCTCCAATCTTTTCGTTCTTGTTACCAAAATATCAATTTAGTGCTGCAAACAAGAATGGCCTGACTGTGTCTCGAGATCCGGATGCCTTAATTGCCAAGTATTCAGACCCACTTGTCTACACAGGTTCTATCAGGGTCAGAACTGGGGCAGAAATCCTCCGCATTTCATCCTTTTTGCAGGAGAGGATGAGTAAAATAACCATCCCATTTTTTGTTCTTCATGGGACTGCTGACGCTGTAACGGATCCAAATGGCTCCAGAAGATTGTATGAAAAAGCTGCTTCAACTGACAAGTCCATTAAACTTTATGATGGATTATTGCATGATCTTCTTTTTGAACCTGAAAGGGAAGTTATTAGGAATGACATCATTGAATGGTTAACCTCTAGAATCAAATAG